A portion of the Pseudomonas sp. GR 6-02 genome contains these proteins:
- the glgA gene encoding glycogen synthase GlgA, protein MINTALDVQGERAHQQVGEASTVGALTAKSVSVPVTKALAPVVRQNPNKKKVLFVTSEIADLVKTGGLGDVSAALPRAMAHLHDVRVLIPGYPQVLNSENPIHIIGELGGHAALPPCKIGRMDMPDGLVIYVLICPELYEREGSPYGANNGRDWPDNHIRFARLGLAAADIAANLAQIHWCPDLVHAHDWPAGLAPAYMHWRGQRTPTLFTIHNLAYQGVTSLGSCPELGIPVHALQQEGMEFYGKMSFLKAGMAYSSHITTVSATYAQEITTPAFGCGLDGFLAAKTQQGLLSGIPNGIDESWDAATDPHLFHPFGIGDWDGKAVNAAHVRRLFGLDDSEGPLFAVVSRLVYQKGLDLTEAVAEYIVANGGQIAIIGRGEPEEEQAMRELALRFPGQIGVHIGFNETDARRMFAGSDFLLMPSRYEPCGLSQMYAQRFGSLPVARNTGGLADTIENGVTGFLFDESTVESYREALSRAFKVFAFPGLLNAMRCRAMAAPFNWCKAVEPYAELYEQLVAKALGKSGKQ, encoded by the coding sequence ATGATCAATACGGCGTTAGATGTTCAGGGAGAACGTGCTCATCAACAGGTCGGCGAAGCCAGCACCGTGGGAGCCCTTACCGCCAAATCGGTCAGCGTCCCGGTCACCAAGGCGTTGGCACCGGTAGTCCGTCAGAATCCCAACAAGAAAAAAGTGTTGTTCGTCACCTCGGAGATTGCCGATCTGGTGAAGACCGGTGGCCTGGGAGACGTTTCCGCCGCGCTGCCGCGAGCCATGGCTCACCTGCACGATGTCCGGGTGTTGATCCCCGGTTACCCGCAAGTGCTGAACAGCGAAAATCCAATTCATATCATCGGTGAACTGGGCGGGCACGCCGCGTTGCCGCCCTGCAAGATCGGGCGCATGGACATGCCCGACGGCCTGGTCATTTACGTGTTGATCTGCCCTGAACTGTACGAGCGCGAAGGTTCGCCCTACGGCGCCAACAATGGCCGCGACTGGCCGGACAACCATATTCGTTTCGCCCGCCTGGGGCTTGCGGCCGCCGATATCGCCGCCAACCTCGCACAAATTCACTGGTGCCCGGATCTGGTGCATGCACACGATTGGCCCGCCGGCCTGGCCCCTGCCTATATGCACTGGCGTGGCCAACGCACCCCGACCCTGTTCACCATCCATAACCTGGCGTACCAAGGCGTCACCAGCCTCGGCTCATGCCCGGAACTTGGTATTCCCGTGCATGCCTTGCAGCAGGAAGGCATGGAGTTTTACGGCAAGATGTCGTTCCTCAAGGCTGGCATGGCCTACTCGAGCCACATCACCACCGTCAGCGCCACCTATGCCCAAGAAATCACCACGCCGGCCTTCGGCTGCGGCCTCGACGGTTTTCTCGCCGCCAAGACCCAGCAAGGTCTGCTCAGCGGGATTCCCAATGGCATCGATGAAAGCTGGGACGCAGCCACCGATCCGCACCTGTTCCACCCGTTCGGCATCGGCGACTGGGACGGCAAAGCGGTCAACGCTGCGCACGTTCGCCGGTTATTCGGCCTGGATGATTCCGAAGGCCCGCTGTTCGCCGTGGTCTCGCGACTTGTCTACCAGAAAGGCCTGGACCTGACCGAAGCGGTGGCCGAATACATTGTCGCCAATGGCGGCCAGATTGCGATCATCGGCCGTGGCGAACCGGAAGAAGAACAAGCCATGCGTGAGCTGGCGTTGCGCTTCCCCGGGCAAATCGGCGTGCACATCGGCTTCAATGAAACCGACGCCCGCCGGATGTTTGCCGGCAGTGATTTCCTGCTGATGCCTTCGCGTTACGAACCTTGCGGCCTGAGCCAGATGTACGCCCAGCGCTTCGGTTCATTGCCGGTGGCGCGCAATACCGGCGGCCTGGCCGACACCATTGAAAACGGCGTGACCGGTTTTCTTTTCGACGAATCCACCGTGGAGAGCTATCGCGAAGCCCTGAGCCGCGCGTTCAAGGTGTTCGCCTTCCCCGGCCTGCTCAACGCCATGCGTTGCCGGGCCATGGCGGCGCCTTTCAACTGGTGCAAGGCGGTCGAACCCTACGCCGAACTCTACGAACAACTGGTGGCTAAAGCGCTGGGTAAATCGGGCAAACAGTAA
- the treZ gene encoding malto-oligosyltrehalose trehalohydrolase, producing MPLRTLETWPHGAIMLDAEHTRFALWAPDAFYVSLELENGQSLPLLPQADGWFVIKTRCPAGTRYRYNIDGELEVPDPASRAQAGDIDSPSVVVDPLAYRWQHTAWQGRPWNEAVIYELHVGALGGFSEVEQHLARLVELGITAIELMPLAQFPGERNWGYDGVLPYAPQASYGSPEQLKHLIDTAHGYGLAVILDVVYNHFGPDGNYLHRYAKGFFREDQHTPWGAAIDFRRREVRDFFIDNALMWLLEYRFDGLRLDAVHAIEDPDFLQELAQRVRQHINPARHVWLMAENEHNQASLLEQGFDAQWNDDGHNALHVLLTGETDAYYADYAQNPTEQLARCLSQGFVFQGHITRHGTPRGEPSGHLPPTAFVLFLQNHDQIGNRAFGERLHQLARPEALCAATVLLLLSPMIPLIFMGDEFAAEQPFLFFTSHHGELAELVREGRRNEFAAFSAFADPHKREQIPDPNAMQTFEASRPKLTATRQPAIHELYRRLLQIRHQHIIPHLPGAHALGAQVLAVGAVTARWRLGDGSQLRIDLNLSDAAVVHSPQADATLLFEYPPHSAGLLDQGTLAPYCALVSLTAAAPLLPPDGERP from the coding sequence ATGCCGTTACGGACTCTTGAAACCTGGCCCCACGGCGCAATCATGCTGGACGCTGAACACACGCGTTTTGCCTTGTGGGCGCCAGATGCGTTTTACGTCAGTCTTGAACTGGAAAACGGACAATCCCTGCCGCTGCTGCCTCAGGCCGACGGCTGGTTTGTGATCAAGACCCGCTGTCCCGCGGGTACCCGCTACCGCTACAACATCGATGGCGAACTGGAGGTGCCGGACCCGGCCTCCCGCGCCCAGGCGGGCGATATCGACAGCCCCAGCGTGGTGGTCGATCCCCTCGCCTATCGCTGGCAACACACTGCCTGGCAAGGTCGGCCATGGAACGAGGCGGTGATCTACGAACTGCATGTTGGTGCGCTCGGCGGTTTCAGCGAGGTCGAGCAGCATCTGGCGCGCTTGGTCGAGTTGGGGATTACCGCCATCGAACTGATGCCGTTGGCGCAGTTTCCCGGCGAGCGCAATTGGGGCTATGACGGGGTTCTGCCTTACGCACCGCAGGCCTCCTACGGTTCGCCCGAACAACTCAAACACCTGATCGATACGGCCCACGGCTATGGCCTGGCGGTGATTCTCGACGTGGTCTACAACCACTTCGGCCCGGACGGCAATTACCTGCATCGCTACGCCAAAGGTTTTTTCCGCGAAGACCAACACACGCCGTGGGGCGCAGCCATCGACTTCCGCCGGCGCGAGGTGCGTGACTTCTTTATCGACAATGCGCTGATGTGGTTGCTGGAATACCGCTTCGACGGCCTGCGTCTGGATGCCGTGCACGCCATCGAAGACCCGGACTTCCTTCAAGAGCTGGCGCAACGGGTTCGCCAACATATCAATCCGGCGCGGCATGTGTGGCTGATGGCAGAAAACGAGCACAACCAGGCCAGCCTGCTGGAGCAAGGTTTCGACGCGCAATGGAACGACGACGGTCATAACGCCCTGCACGTGTTGCTTACCGGTGAAACCGATGCCTATTACGCCGACTATGCCCAAAACCCCACCGAACAACTGGCCCGTTGCCTGAGCCAGGGCTTCGTGTTTCAAGGCCATATCACCCGCCACGGTACGCCGCGCGGTGAGCCGAGCGGTCACTTGCCGCCGACGGCCTTCGTGCTTTTTTTGCAGAACCACGACCAGATCGGCAACCGCGCCTTTGGCGAGCGCTTGCATCAACTGGCCCGGCCTGAGGCCCTCTGTGCCGCCACCGTGTTACTGCTGTTGTCGCCGATGATCCCGCTGATATTCATGGGCGATGAGTTCGCCGCCGAGCAACCGTTCCTGTTTTTCACCAGCCACCATGGTGAGCTGGCGGAGTTGGTGCGCGAAGGTCGACGCAACGAATTCGCGGCCTTCAGCGCCTTTGCCGACCCGCACAAACGCGAGCAGATTCCCGACCCGAACGCGATGCAGACTTTCGAAGCGTCGCGGCCGAAGCTGACCGCCACCCGGCAACCGGCCATTCATGAGCTGTATCGTCGACTGCTGCAAATCCGCCATCAACACATCATCCCGCACCTGCCCGGTGCCCACGCGCTGGGGGCGCAGGTACTGGCCGTGGGCGCGGTGACGGCGCGCTGGCGGTTGGGCGATGGCAGTCAGCTGCGCATTGACCTGAACCTCAGCGACGCAGCCGTGGTCCACTCCCCACAGGCCGACGCGACACTGCTGTTCGAATACCCGCCGCACTCGGCCGGTCTGTTGGATCAGGGCACCCTTGCCCCGTATTGCGCGCTCGTCAGCCTCACAGCCGCAGCCCCTTTGCTACCCCCGGATGGAGAGCGACCATGA
- the malQ gene encoding 4-alpha-glucanotransferase — protein sequence MSDAQLEILASRAGLAVDWIDANGRPQKVTPAVLRSVLAGLGHPASTAQEIDASLLQLQEAQQTRHLPPLLTCDVGVGLDLAHYFAPQTPCEIHLEDGSRLNLKLDDNAVLPGLVPVGYQHVSIDDQSFTLAVAPERCYSVGEAVDSQTPRAWGLSVQLYSLRRPGDGGFGDTQALEDLARVAGERGAEALAISPLHAMFSGDTQRYSPYSPSSRLFLNSLYAAPGAILGERALRTAIDATGLAGELKHLETLQLIDWPTAAEAKHRLLEALYEGFTHGAHPLHADFSSFRHAGGEALENHCRFEAIQEARARRGESLDWREWPEQWRNPRSAALAQFAEENSARIGYYAFCQWLIARSLERAQTAARGAGMGIGLIADLAVGADGGGSQAWSRQDELLASLTVGAPPDILNRTGQGWGISAFSPEGLVRNGFRAFIEMLRANFAHAGGLRIDHVMGLQRLWVIPKDAPPSDGAYLYYPVDDLLRLLTLESHRHQAIVLGEDLGTVPDGLREKLIARSILGMRVLLFEQDNTHFKPILDWPDNALATTSTHDLPTLNGWWHGRDIDWSARLGLVDATGEIEWRQHREREREGLRRVLSQDPQNFREEHHETDQVLDAAIRFLGHTRAPLVLLPLEDALGIEQQANLPGTTDTHPNWSRRLPGDSESLLDDPDAARRLELLACARLQAAERDQ from the coding sequence ATGAGCGATGCGCAACTGGAAATACTGGCCAGCCGAGCCGGCCTGGCCGTCGACTGGATCGACGCCAATGGCCGGCCACAGAAAGTCACGCCGGCGGTGCTGCGTTCAGTGCTGGCCGGGCTTGGCCATCCCGCCAGCACCGCCCAGGAAATCGACGCCAGCCTGCTGCAACTGCAGGAGGCACAGCAAACCCGGCACCTGCCGCCCCTGCTGACCTGCGACGTTGGTGTCGGTCTTGATCTGGCCCACTACTTTGCACCGCAAACCCCGTGTGAGATCCATCTCGAAGACGGCTCGCGGCTCAACCTCAAGCTCGATGACAACGCTGTTTTGCCCGGTTTGGTGCCGGTGGGTTATCAGCACGTCAGCATCGACGATCAGTCGTTCACCCTGGCGGTGGCGCCCGAGCGCTGCTACAGCGTCGGCGAAGCCGTTGACAGTCAAACCCCGCGCGCCTGGGGCCTGAGCGTGCAGTTGTATTCGCTGCGCCGCCCCGGCGATGGCGGTTTCGGCGATACCCAGGCCCTCGAAGATCTGGCCCGAGTGGCCGGCGAACGGGGCGCCGAAGCATTAGCGATCAGCCCGCTGCATGCGATGTTCAGCGGCGACACCCAGCGCTACAGCCCTTACTCGCCGTCCAGCCGTCTGTTTCTCAATAGCCTGTACGCAGCGCCCGGCGCGATTCTCGGTGAGCGTGCCCTGCGCACCGCAATCGACGCCACGGGCCTGGCTGGCGAACTCAAGCATCTGGAAACCTTACAGCTCATCGACTGGCCCACCGCCGCCGAGGCCAAGCATCGCTTGCTGGAAGCCTTGTACGAAGGATTCACCCACGGCGCACACCCCTTGCATGCCGACTTCAGTAGCTTCCGTCACGCCGGTGGCGAAGCGCTGGAAAATCATTGCCGCTTCGAAGCGATCCAGGAAGCCCGTGCAAGGCGCGGTGAAAGCCTCGACTGGCGCGAGTGGCCCGAGCAATGGCGTAACCCGCGCAGCGCCGCTCTGGCGCAATTTGCCGAAGAGAACTCGGCCCGCATCGGCTATTACGCATTCTGCCAATGGCTGATTGCGCGCAGCCTGGAGCGCGCACAAACCGCCGCCCGTGGTGCCGGCATGGGCATCGGCCTGATCGCCGACCTGGCGGTGGGCGCTGACGGCGGCGGCAGCCAGGCCTGGAGTCGCCAGGACGAATTACTCGCCTCGCTGACCGTGGGTGCGCCACCCGACATCCTCAACCGCACCGGCCAGGGCTGGGGGATTTCCGCGTTTTCACCCGAAGGCCTGGTGCGTAACGGCTTTCGCGCGTTCATCGAAATGCTGCGGGCCAATTTCGCCCATGCCGGCGGCCTGCGCATCGATCACGTCATGGGCCTGCAGCGGCTGTGGGTGATCCCTAAAGACGCACCGCCCAGCGACGGAGCGTACCTTTATTATCCGGTGGATGATCTGCTGCGCCTTCTGACCCTCGAATCCCATCGGCATCAGGCCATCGTCCTCGGCGAAGACCTCGGCACCGTGCCTGATGGCCTGCGCGAAAAACTCATCGCGCGCTCAATCCTCGGCATGCGCGTGCTGTTGTTCGAACAGGACAACACACACTTCAAACCGATTCTCGACTGGCCGGACAACGCCCTGGCCACCACCAGCACCCACGACCTGCCGACGCTCAATGGCTGGTGGCATGGCCGCGATATCGACTGGAGCGCACGCCTGGGCCTGGTCGACGCCACGGGTGAAATCGAATGGCGTCAACATCGCGAACGCGAGCGCGAAGGCTTGCGCCGGGTGCTGAGCCAGGACCCACAGAACTTTCGCGAAGAGCACCATGAAACCGATCAGGTGCTCGACGCCGCCATCCGGTTCCTCGGGCATACCCGCGCGCCGCTGGTGTTGCTGCCGCTGGAAGATGCCCTGGGTATCGAACAGCAGGCCAACCTGCCCGGCACCACCGACACCCACCCCAACTGGTCCCGCCGATTGCCCGGCGACAGCGAAAGCCTGCTCGATGATCCGGACGCCGCCCGCCGCCTGGAACTGCTCGCCTGCGCGCGACTTCAGGCGGCCGAGCGTGACCAATGA
- a CDS encoding malto-oligosyltrehalose synthase yields MNQPLSQPLRATLRLQFHKGFTLDQAVPLVPYFSSLGISHLYASPLLAARAGSMHGYDVVDPTTVNPELGGEAALRRLVAALREQNMGLILDIVSNHMAVGGGDNPWWLDLLEWGRLSPYGEFFDIQWHSPDPLMEGQLLLPFLGSDYGIALQDGTLPLRFDARRGAFHVEHYEHHFPICPTDYGELLKANDQLNAKQAERLKSLADRFDTLSYQSDVYSLAIPLKAELRELASDPAILHAIQHTLDTYDSLNPDGFQRLHNLLERQSYRLASWRTAADDINWRRFFDINELGGLRVERPAVFEATHAKIFELVAEGLVDGLRIDHIDGLADPRGYCHKLRRRVDRLAPGRHLPIYVEKILGEGETLHRDWCVDGSTGYEFMNQLSLLQHDPEGTQTLGELWSRHSERPADFRQEAQLARQQILNGSLAGDFESVAHALLQVARDDLMTRDLTLGAIRRALQELIVHFPVYRTYISPLGRAAQDEVFFQQAMAGARQTLGEADWPVLDCLAGWLGGQPWRKRPVGRPRKLLKHACVRFQQLTSPTAAKAVEDTALYRSAVLLSRNDVGYNTEQFSAPVADFHAACANRLAEFPDNLLATATHDHKRGEDTRARLAVLSERSAWYAEQVEHWRTLAGELRSDPGAPSAGDELILYQAILGSWPLELCSDDQPALEDYAKRLWQWQRKALREAKLQSSWSASNEVYEQATQGFLERLLLSPEGQPLRAAIDAAAQRIAVPGALNGLAQTLLRMTVPGVPDLYQGNEFWDFSLVDPDNRRPVDYVSRQQAMHLPLDLPALLANWRDGRIKQTLIARALNRRAEHAELFQKGTYQALEVIGSQAHRVLAFAREWQGKRAIVAVPIRCAGLLENSAAPRIDASLWGDTRIKLPFTTTEENLKGLFTSVAVTKHKELMVGAALGDFPVNLFTQT; encoded by the coding sequence ATGAATCAACCGCTCAGCCAGCCGCTGCGGGCGACCCTGCGGCTGCAATTTCATAAAGGCTTCACCCTGGATCAAGCGGTGCCACTGGTGCCGTATTTTTCCAGCCTGGGCATCAGCCATCTCTATGCCTCACCGCTGCTCGCCGCCCGCGCCGGCTCCATGCACGGCTACGATGTGGTAGACCCGACCACGGTCAACCCTGAACTGGGCGGCGAAGCGGCGTTACGCCGTTTGGTCGCTGCGTTGCGCGAACAGAACATGGGGCTGATCCTCGATATCGTTTCCAACCACATGGCCGTCGGCGGTGGCGACAATCCCTGGTGGCTCGACCTGCTGGAATGGGGGCGGCTGAGCCCTTACGGCGAGTTCTTCGACATTCAGTGGCACTCGCCCGACCCGTTGATGGAAGGCCAGTTGCTGCTGCCTTTTCTGGGCAGCGACTACGGCATCGCCTTGCAGGACGGCACCCTGCCCTTGCGTTTCGATGCCCGGCGCGGCGCCTTTCATGTCGAGCACTATGAACACCACTTCCCGATATGCCCCACCGACTACGGCGAACTGCTCAAGGCCAATGACCAATTGAATGCCAAGCAGGCTGAACGGCTCAAATCCCTGGCAGACCGCTTCGACACCTTGAGTTATCAGTCCGACGTGTACAGCCTGGCGATTCCACTGAAAGCCGAGCTGCGGGAACTGGCCAGTGATCCAGCCATTCTGCACGCCATCCAGCACACCCTCGACACTTACGACTCGCTCAATCCCGACGGTTTCCAGCGCCTGCATAACCTGCTGGAGCGCCAGAGTTATCGCCTGGCCAGTTGGCGCACCGCGGCGGACGACATCAACTGGCGGCGCTTTTTCGATATCAATGAACTGGGCGGCCTGCGCGTCGAGCGGCCGGCGGTGTTCGAAGCAACCCATGCAAAAATCTTCGAGCTGGTGGCCGAAGGTCTGGTCGACGGACTGCGCATCGATCACATCGACGGCCTCGCCGACCCGCGGGGCTACTGCCACAAACTGCGACGTCGAGTTGATCGACTGGCACCCGGCCGACACCTGCCGATCTACGTCGAAAAGATCCTCGGCGAAGGCGAAACCCTGCACCGCGACTGGTGCGTCGATGGAAGTACCGGTTACGAATTCATGAACCAGTTGTCGCTGCTGCAACACGACCCCGAAGGCACCCAGACCTTGGGTGAACTCTGGAGCCGGCACAGCGAACGGCCCGCCGATTTCCGCCAGGAAGCACAACTGGCGCGCCAGCAGATTCTCAACGGTTCCCTCGCCGGGGATTTCGAAAGTGTTGCCCACGCCCTGTTGCAAGTGGCCCGGGACGACCTGATGACCCGGGACCTGACCCTCGGCGCGATCCGGCGGGCCTTGCAAGAACTGATCGTGCACTTCCCGGTGTACCGCACTTACATCAGCCCGTTGGGTCGCGCGGCCCAGGACGAGGTGTTTTTCCAGCAAGCCATGGCCGGTGCCAGGCAAACCCTTGGCGAGGCCGACTGGCCGGTGCTCGATTGCCTGGCCGGCTGGCTCGGTGGCCAACCCTGGCGCAAGCGCCCGGTGGGCCGTCCACGCAAACTGCTCAAGCATGCGTGCGTGCGCTTCCAGCAACTGACCTCACCGACAGCGGCCAAAGCGGTGGAAGACACCGCGCTTTATCGCTCGGCGGTGCTGCTGTCGCGCAACGATGTCGGCTACAACACCGAGCAGTTCAGCGCCCCGGTTGCCGACTTCCATGCCGCCTGCGCCAATCGCCTCGCCGAATTCCCCGACAACCTGCTGGCCACCGCGACCCACGACCACAAACGCGGTGAAGACACCCGCGCGCGGCTGGCGGTGTTAAGCGAGCGCAGCGCCTGGTACGCCGAACAGGTCGAGCACTGGCGAACCCTCGCGGGCGAACTGCGCAGCGACCCCGGCGCGCCCTCGGCGGGCGACGAGCTGATTCTCTATCAAGCAATCCTCGGCAGTTGGCCACTGGAATTGTGTAGCGACGATCAACCTGCGCTCGAGGACTACGCCAAACGCCTCTGGCAGTGGCAACGCAAAGCCCTGCGCGAAGCCAAGTTACAAAGCAGCTGGAGCGCATCAAACGAGGTGTATGAACAGGCGACCCAAGGGTTTCTCGAACGCCTGCTGCTGAGCCCCGAAGGTCAGCCATTGCGCGCGGCCATTGATGCAGCCGCTCAACGCATAGCCGTCCCGGGTGCACTGAATGGATTGGCGCAAACCTTGCTGCGAATGACCGTGCCGGGAGTGCCGGATCTCTATCAGGGCAACGAGTTCTGGGACTTCTCGCTGGTCGATCCGGATAACCGCCGGCCGGTGGATTACGTCAGCCGTCAGCAGGCCATGCACCTACCGCTTGACCTGCCCGCTCTGTTGGCGAACTGGCGTGACGGGCGCATCAAGCAAACCCTGATCGCCCGGGCGCTGAACCGGCGTGCCGAGCATGCCGAACTGTTTCAAAAAGGCACTTACCAAGCCCTTGAAGTGATTGGCAGCCAGGCTCACCGGGTACTGGCGTTTGCTCGAGAATGGCAGGGAAAACGGGCAATCGTGGCCGTACCGATACGTTGTGCCGGACTGCTGGAAAACAGTGCCGCCCCCCGGATTGACGCGTCGCTGTGGGGCGATACCCGAATCAAATTGCCGTTCACGACCACCGAAGAAAATCTGAAGGGACTTTTTACCAGCGTCGCAGTCACAAAACACAAGGAGCTGATGGTCGGCGCCGCGCTGGGGGATTTCCCGGTCAATCTCTTTACCCAAACTTGA
- a CDS encoding DUF2934 domain-containing protein, which translates to MSTDEKRVREFAYQIWESEGKPEGQEARHWEMACKLAEAEALAPGKPAKASSSKTASKPAASKPDGKLVNGKGLETKPRAKPKAKPAAASAVIPPGEKTTVKKPRTARKPPEV; encoded by the coding sequence ATGAGTACCGACGAAAAACGCGTTCGCGAATTTGCCTATCAAATCTGGGAATCCGAAGGAAAACCCGAGGGCCAGGAGGCCCGCCATTGGGAGATGGCCTGCAAACTCGCCGAGGCCGAAGCCCTGGCGCCCGGCAAACCAGCCAAAGCGAGCAGCAGCAAAACCGCAAGCAAGCCCGCGGCCAGCAAGCCCGACGGCAAGCTGGTCAATGGCAAGGGCCTCGAAACCAAACCCCGCGCCAAGCCCAAAGCCAAACCCGCTGCCGCTTCGGCAGTGATCCCGCCGGGCGAAAAAACCACCGTGAAAAAGCCGCGCACCGCGCGTAAACCACCCGAGGTCTGA
- the glgX gene encoding glycogen debranching protein GlgX, with product MTSPKKTAPEPHEASRIREGLPFPPGATWDGLGVNFALFSANATKVELCIFDDAGEVELERIELPEYTDETYHGYLPDAHPGLIYGYRVYGPYDPANGHRFNPNKLLIDPYAKQLVGQLKWSEALFGFTIGHPDADLSFDERDSAPFVPKCKVIDPAHTWGHDHRVSVPWDKTIIYETHVRGFSMLHPAVPENLRGTFAGLMVDDVLEHIRKLGVSTVELLPIHAFVNDQHLLHKGMTNYWGYNSIAFFAPDPRYLASGKIAEFKEMVAHLHEANLEVILDVVYNHTAEGNEQGPTLSMRGIDNASYYRLRPDDKRYYINDSGTGNTLDLSHPCVLQMVTDSLRYWATEMHVDGFRFDLATILGRYHDGFDERHSFLVACRQDPVLRQVKLISESWDCGPGGYQVGNFPPGWVEWNDKFRDTVRAFWKGDDGQLADFASRMTASGEMFNQRGRRPYASLNFVTAHDGFTLNDLVSYNDKHNEANDENNQDGSNNNLSWNHGVEGPTDDPEINALRLRQMRNFFATLLLSQGTPMLVAGDEFARTQKGNNNAYCQDSEIGWVNWDMSEDGKALLKFVKRLIKLRLAYPILRRGRFLVGNYNEDIGVKDVTWLAPDGSEMSNEQWEEGHGRCMGILLDGRAQETGIRRKGADATLLLVVNAHHDIVNFLLPEVPDGGFWTCMIDTNQPSIRGQERFEFGRQYSVTGRSLLLFELQHEEEE from the coding sequence ATGACCAGTCCAAAGAAAACCGCGCCCGAACCTCACGAGGCCTCGCGAATCCGTGAAGGCTTGCCCTTCCCGCCAGGCGCGACCTGGGATGGCCTGGGGGTCAATTTCGCGCTGTTTTCGGCTAACGCGACCAAGGTCGAACTGTGCATCTTCGACGATGCCGGTGAGGTGGAACTTGAGCGCATCGAGCTGCCGGAATACACCGATGAGACCTACCACGGTTACTTGCCCGACGCCCATCCGGGTCTGATCTACGGCTATCGCGTGTACGGGCCGTACGACCCGGCCAACGGTCATCGCTTCAACCCGAACAAACTGCTGATCGACCCCTATGCCAAACAGTTGGTCGGCCAATTGAAATGGTCCGAAGCGTTGTTCGGCTTCACCATCGGCCACCCCGACGCCGACCTCAGTTTCGATGAGCGGGACAGCGCGCCTTTCGTGCCCAAGTGCAAAGTGATCGACCCGGCCCACACCTGGGGCCATGACCATCGGGTCAGCGTGCCATGGGACAAGACGATCATTTATGAGACTCACGTACGCGGTTTCAGCATGCTTCACCCCGCCGTTCCCGAGAACCTGCGCGGCACCTTCGCCGGGTTGATGGTCGATGACGTGCTGGAACACATCCGCAAGCTCGGCGTATCGACTGTGGAGTTGCTACCGATCCATGCCTTCGTCAACGACCAGCATCTGCTGCACAAAGGCATGACCAATTATTGGGGTTACAACAGCATTGCGTTCTTTGCCCCGGACCCGCGCTACCTGGCCAGCGGCAAGATCGCCGAGTTCAAGGAGATGGTCGCGCACCTGCACGAGGCCAATCTGGAAGTGATCCTCGACGTGGTCTACAACCACACCGCCGAGGGCAACGAACAAGGCCCGACCCTGTCCATGCGCGGCATCGACAACGCCTCTTACTACCGCTTGAGGCCCGACGACAAACGCTACTACATCAACGATTCCGGCACCGGCAACACCCTGGACCTGAGCCACCCGTGCGTGCTGCAAATGGTCACTGACTCGCTGCGTTACTGGGCCACGGAAATGCACGTGGACGGTTTCCGTTTCGACCTGGCAACCATCCTCGGCCGCTACCATGACGGCTTCGACGAACGGCACAGCTTCCTCGTCGCCTGTCGCCAGGACCCGGTGCTGCGTCAGGTGAAATTGATTTCCGAATCCTGGGACTGTGGCCCCGGCGGTTATCAGGTCGGGAACTTCCCGCCGGGCTGGGTCGAATGGAACGACAAATTCCGCGACACCGTGCGCGCGTTCTGGAAAGGTGACGACGGCCAGCTCGCCGACTTCGCCAGCCGCATGACCGCCTCCGGAGAGATGTTCAACCAGCGCGGCCGTCGACCGTATGCTTCGCTGAACTTCGTCACCGCCCATGACGGCTTCACCCTCAACGATCTGGTGTCGTACAACGACAAGCACAACGAGGCCAACGACGAGAACAATCAGGACGGCAGCAACAACAACCTGTCGTGGAACCACGGCGTCGAAGGCCCCACCGACGATCCCGAGATCAATGCCCTGCGCCTGCGGCAGATGCGCAACTTCTTCGCCACGCTGCTGCTGTCCCAGGGTACGCCGATGCTGGTGGCCGGCGACGAGTTCGCCCGCACCCAGAAAGGCAACAACAATGCTTATTGCCAGGACAGCGAGATCGGTTGGGTCAATTGGGACATGAGCGAAGACGGCAAGGCGCTGCTCAAGTTCGTCAAACGCCTGATCAAGTTGCGCCTGGCCTATCCGATCCTGCGGCGCGGGCGCTTCCTGGTGGGTAATTACAACGAGGACATCGGCGTCAAGGACGTGACCTGGCTGGCCCCGGACGGCAGCGAAATGTCCAATGAGCAATGGGAAGAAGGCCACGGTCGCTGCATGGGCATACTGCTCGATGGCCGCGCCCAGGAAACCGGCATTCGCCGCAAGGGTGCCGACGCGACCCTGCTGCTGGTGGTCAACGCGCACCATGACATCGTCAACTTCCTGCTGCCGGAAGTGCCTGACGGTGGTTTCTGGACTTGCATGATCGATACCAATCAACCGTCGATTCGGGGCCAGGAACGCTTTGAATTTGGTCGCCAATATTCGGTTACTGGCCGTTCGCTGCTGTTGTTTGAACTGCAGCATGAGGAAGAAGAGTGA